A section of the Aythya fuligula isolate bAytFul2 chromosome 9, bAytFul2.pri, whole genome shotgun sequence genome encodes:
- the MYNN gene encoding myoneurin: protein MQYAHHCEHLLERLNKQREAGFLCDCTVVIGEFQFKAHRNVLASFSEYFGAFYRDASDNNVVLDQTQVKADGFQKLLEFIYTGNLNLDSWNVKEIHQAADYLKVEEVVTKCKIKMEDFAFIANPSSTETSSITGNIEMNQQTCLLTLRDYNNREKADAPPAELVQPQAKKTALEKKSAQTKKRKKNFSSPKSVQSKSIQYQTDVTENASIEMFLDANKLATQITEQAAQGSDNSELQLAAVVESETLAAQDILVQTIAAKQKRGKAQQNCALKEHCMSNIANEKNTYQLESSGEELDQKYSKAKPVCNTCGKVFSEASSLRRHMRIHKGVKPYVCQLCGKAFTQCNQLKTHVRTHTGEKPYKCELCDKGFAQKCQLVFHSRMHHGEEKPYKCDVCNLQFATSSNLKIHARKHSGEKPYVCDRCGQRFAQASTLTYHVRRHTGEKPYVCDTCGKAFAVSSSLITHSRKHTGEKPYICGICGKSFISSGELNKHFRSHTGERPFICEMCGNSYTDIKNLKKHKTKVHTGSETPPDSNTLDNSFNEQESIQSQKSPLSESIDVKPSEMSLPLPLPIGTEDHQMLLPVTGSQSPSSETLLRSAVTGYSEPQFIFLQQLY, encoded by the exons ATGCAGTACGCCCATCACTGCGAGCACCTGCTGGAGAGGCTGAACAAGCAGCGCGAAGCCGGCTTCCTCTGCGACTGCACCGTCGTCATCGGCGAGTTCCAGTTCAAGGCGCACCGAAATGTGCTGGCTTCCTTCAGCGAGTACTTCGGGGCCTTCTACCGGGACGCCTCGGACAACAACGTGGTCTTGGATCAGACGCAAGTCAAGGCCGATGGGTTCCAAAAGCTCCTGGAATTTATTTACACGGGGAACTTGAACCTTGACAG ctgGAATGTTAAAGAAATTCACCAGGCTGCCGACTATCTCAAAGTAGAAGAAGTGGTGactaaatgcaaaataaagatgGAAGACTTTGCTTTTATTGCTAATCCCTCTTCTACAGAGACGTCTAGTATCACTGGAAACATTGAAATGAATCAGCAGACTTGCCTTCTGACTCTCCGAGATTACAACAATCGGGAGAAAGCAGACGCTCCTCCTGCAGAGTTGGTTCAGccacaagcaaagaaaacagctttagaaaagaaatcCGCTCAGACCAAAAAGCGAAAGAAGAATTTCAGCTCCCCCAAAAGCGTACAGAGTAAATCAATACAGTACCAGACTGACGTGACTGAGAACGCGTCGATTGAAATGTTTTTAGATGCAAATAAGCTGGCCACGCAGATaacagagcaggctgcccaaggcAGCGATAACTCCGAACTCCAGTTGGCAGCCGTGGTGGAAAGCGAAACGCTGGCAGCCCAGGATATTTTAGTTCAGACTATTGCAGCCAAACAAAAACGGGGGAAGGCTCAGCAGAACTGTGCGCTGAAGGAGCACTGCATGTCCAATATAGCCAACGAAAAGAACACTTACCAGCTGGAAAGTTCAGGAGAGGAACTTGACCAGAAGTACTCCAAAGCCAAACCGGTGTGCAACACGTGTGGGAAAGTCTTCTCGGAAGCCAGCAGCCTCCGCCGGCACATGAGGATACACAAAGGAGTGAAACCCTACGTGTGCCAGCTCTGTGGGAAGGCGTTCACGCAGTGCAACCAGCTGAAAACCCATGTAAGAACTCACACAG GGGAGAAGCCATACAAATGTGAGCTGTGCGACAAAGGCTTTGCCCAGAAGTGCCAGTTGGTGTTCCACAGCCGCATGCACCACGGCGAAGAGAAGCCGTACAAGTGCGACGTGTGCAACCTGCAGTTCGCGACTTCGAGCAACCTGAAGATTCACGCCAG GAAGCACAGTGGCGAGAAGCCCTACGTCTGCGACCGCTGTGGTCAGCGGTTTGCTCAGGCGAGCACCCTCACCTACCACGTGCGTCGCCACACAGGGGAGAAGCCCTACGTGTGTGACACCTGCGGAAAAGCCTTTGCTGTCTCAAGTTCTCTCATCACCCATTCCCGAAAACACACAG GAGAGAAGCCATATATCTGTGGCATTTGTGGAAAGAGTTTTATTTCCTCTGGAGAACTCAATAAACATTTTCGGTCCCATACAG GTGAAAGACCATTTATCTGTGAAATGTGTGGAAATTCTTACACGGATATAAAAAATCTTAAGAAGCACAAAACGAAAGTTCACACAG gatCCGAAACTCCTCCTGATTCTAACACACTCGATAATTCTTTCAATGAACAAGAATCCATTCAGAGTCAGAAAAGTCCTTTGTCAGAGTCCATAGATGTGAAGCCCTCCGAGATGTCTTTACCGCTTCCCCTTCCCATTGGGACTGAAGACCATCAGATGCTGCTTCCTGTGACAGGCAGTCAGTCTCCTTCGTCAGAGACATTGCTAAGATCTGCTGTGACTGGATATTCAGAAcctcagtttattttcttgcagcAGTTATACTGA